The proteins below come from a single Demetria terragena DSM 11295 genomic window:
- a CDS encoding winged helix-turn-helix transcriptional regulator: MGRSYGQFCGLARAAELVGERWTLLILRDLSVGPARFSELKSGLTGIAATMLTARLRDLEEAGLISKQETRVATTYELSESGRTVLPALAALSLWGASTMAAPRSGEVVTDRSLAAMLATTRTSARVSPFVVELRAPGAAAHAKVTRTGVEARPGRAENPGIIVSGQGLRALLADPSQADHLVAGGHLTTEGDSDLLTRFAAAFHAPFAAKTHA; the protein is encoded by the coding sequence ATGGGGCGTTCCTACGGCCAGTTTTGTGGTCTCGCTCGCGCCGCCGAACTCGTCGGTGAGAGGTGGACGCTGCTCATCCTGCGCGACCTCTCAGTCGGGCCCGCACGGTTCAGTGAACTGAAGTCGGGACTGACGGGTATCGCCGCCACCATGCTGACGGCACGACTGCGCGACCTTGAGGAAGCCGGCTTGATCAGCAAGCAGGAGACGAGAGTTGCTACCACCTATGAACTTTCGGAGTCAGGTCGCACGGTCCTTCCGGCACTCGCCGCACTCAGCCTCTGGGGTGCGTCCACGATGGCGGCGCCGCGGTCGGGTGAGGTCGTCACTGACCGGTCGCTAGCCGCGATGCTGGCCACGACGCGTACGTCCGCCCGGGTCTCGCCGTTCGTCGTCGAACTGCGCGCGCCGGGAGCAGCTGCACACGCCAAGGTGACGCGTACAGGCGTCGAGGCGCGTCCCGGTCGTGCCGAAAATCCCGGAATCATCGTGAGCGGCCAGGGCCTGCGGGCACTGCTCGCTGACCCGTCGCAAGCGGACCATCTCGTGGCGGGTGGGCACTTGACCACCGAGGGTGACTCTGACCTACTTACCCGCTTCGCGGCAGCATTCCATGCACCGTTTGCCGCGAAAACGCACGCCTGA
- a CDS encoding VOC family protein has protein sequence MSKTIQPEPIQGLPMVGIHVTDTDRSIAFYQDVLGLNVVGDVPMEQLGGRMVILTVPGSQTVLSLFPGGDMALAYTGIRLSVTDAAAWHRYLQDAGATVSELLEWPGVPPMFEFEDPDRNGLVIVS, from the coding sequence ATGAGCAAAACTATCCAGCCAGAGCCGATCCAAGGCCTCCCCATGGTCGGCATCCATGTGACCGACACGGACCGTTCGATCGCGTTCTATCAAGACGTACTTGGCCTGAATGTCGTCGGGGACGTTCCCATGGAACAACTCGGGGGCCGCATGGTGATCCTGACCGTGCCCGGTTCTCAGACGGTCTTGAGCCTGTTTCCCGGCGGGGACATGGCGCTGGCCTATACCGGAATTCGGCTCAGTGTCACCGATGCGGCCGCGTGGCATCGCTACCTTCAGGACGCTGGGGCAACGGTGAGCGAACTACTCGAATGGCCAGGCGTGCCACCAATGTTCGAGTTCGAAGACCCCGACCGCAATGGTCTGGTCATCGTGTCCTGA
- a CDS encoding flavin reductase family protein, which yields MNDIKPRRVFRPDSPNVKAYPLLTSLVVPRPIAWVSSLGADGVGNLAPHSFFTVASTSPPIVQFTSVGIKDSLRNIEATKEFVISIATEAMADSINASSAPLPPEQDEASVLNIEMEPSEVVTVPRVRHSPASLECRLHSTIPIGDSTLVLGEVVAITVEEDALDDEHPTMEALAPMSRLGRDEWGRPPEVVRHTRP from the coding sequence ATGAACGACATCAAGCCTCGTCGGGTTTTCCGACCCGACTCTCCGAACGTCAAGGCCTACCCGCTGCTCACCTCGCTGGTCGTGCCACGGCCGATCGCCTGGGTTTCGTCGCTGGGCGCAGACGGCGTAGGCAACCTGGCGCCGCACTCGTTCTTTACCGTGGCGAGCACCTCCCCTCCGATCGTGCAGTTCACCTCCGTCGGCATCAAGGACTCGCTCCGAAACATCGAAGCCACAAAGGAATTCGTGATCAGCATCGCGACTGAGGCGATGGCGGATTCGATCAACGCTAGCAGTGCGCCGCTACCTCCCGAGCAGGACGAGGCGAGCGTTCTGAACATCGAGATGGAGCCCAGTGAAGTTGTCACTGTGCCGCGCGTACGCCACTCCCCCGCATCACTGGAGTGTCGGCTGCACTCGACCATCCCGATCGGTGACAGCACGCTTGTGCTCGGCGAGGTTGTGGCCATCACCGTCGAGGAGGACGCCCTTGACGACGAGCACCCGACCATGGAGGCGCTGGCTCCCATGAGTCGTCTGGGGCGGGACGAGTGGGGTCGACCACCAGAGGTCGTACGCCACACTCGGCCCTGA
- a CDS encoding macrolide family glycosyltransferase yields the protein MGGPDRGSTPLSTVAMFGVNAISHTLPSLEILRELVARGHRVRVVNSPDLRNLIEETGAELIPCQSTLPHEDWPSDPIASMRAFFDDAAQGLAQVRAVLDAEPADLYLADIGGYGGRVLAEAHGRPFVQLSPTYVAWEGYAEEIGHQVASLPGAGEYAADFGAWLREQGAKTIDAWEFSGVPPQAIAMIPRALQPHADRVDAARISFVGPCTGDRLSQGEWQRPVSAERVVLVSLGSSYTDQPEFYRQCLAAFGGLPEWHVVLQIGKHVDPAVLGDVPENVEVHRWIPQVSVLAQADLFVTHAGMGGASEGLSHAVPMIAVPQDVDQFTNADTLVELGVARRIDTDDATAQRLRDAAGELLTEPVAARLRTLADAARGEGGTARAVDILEDALRTR from the coding sequence CTGGGCGGCCCCGACCGAGGGAGCACCCCATTGAGCACTGTCGCTATGTTTGGCGTCAACGCCATCAGCCATACCCTTCCCAGCCTGGAGATCTTGCGCGAACTGGTGGCACGCGGGCACCGGGTCCGAGTCGTCAACTCCCCTGACCTTCGGAACCTCATCGAAGAGACTGGCGCCGAGTTGATCCCGTGCCAGTCGACGCTGCCGCACGAGGACTGGCCGAGCGACCCGATCGCGTCGATGCGCGCGTTCTTCGACGACGCGGCGCAGGGCCTGGCGCAGGTGCGTGCGGTGCTGGACGCCGAACCGGCCGATCTCTATCTCGCCGACATCGGCGGGTATGGCGGTCGGGTCCTGGCGGAGGCGCACGGGCGTCCCTTCGTTCAGCTTTCGCCGACGTACGTCGCGTGGGAGGGCTACGCCGAAGAGATTGGGCACCAGGTTGCCTCCCTTCCCGGGGCCGGGGAATACGCCGCCGATTTTGGCGCGTGGCTGCGCGAGCAGGGGGCGAAAACGATTGATGCCTGGGAGTTTTCGGGCGTTCCGCCTCAGGCCATCGCGATGATCCCTCGGGCGCTCCAACCCCACGCGGACCGGGTCGACGCCGCTCGCATCAGCTTCGTCGGCCCGTGCACTGGCGACCGCCTGAGCCAGGGCGAGTGGCAGCGCCCGGTGAGCGCCGAGCGCGTCGTATTGGTCTCACTCGGGTCGAGTTACACCGACCAACCAGAGTTCTATCGGCAGTGCCTAGCCGCCTTCGGCGGGCTCCCTGAGTGGCATGTCGTGCTGCAGATTGGCAAGCATGTCGACCCGGCGGTGTTAGGTGATGTTCCGGAAAACGTTGAGGTTCACCGGTGGATCCCCCAGGTCTCAGTTCTCGCTCAGGCCGACCTCTTCGTGACCCACGCCGGGATGGGCGGCGCAAGTGAGGGTCTATCCCACGCAGTACCGATGATCGCGGTCCCGCAGGATGTCGATCAGTTCACCAACGCCGACACCCTGGTCGAGCTTGGCGTCGCACGTCGGATCGACACTGACGACGCCACCGCTCAGCGCCTCCGCGATGCCGCTGGTGAGTTGCTCACGGAACCAGTTGCAGCGCGGCTGCGCACGCTCGCCGATGCTGCCCGAGGCGAAGGTGGCACCGCGCGCGCCGTGGACATCCTTGAGGACGCGCTCAGGACACGATGA
- a CDS encoding GTPase domain-containing protein, translating to MNSSSSHLGRAALSSPAGAAISTGVAGALAALSRLPNQASHAFRSRYPLVAVTGMTGVGKTKLVDRLVRRTTADEHLEVGSATMERRTQRSARLQGFRFRVVPGDNAATRLGALDEVFHDEPVDGILHVVSFGHATPRRAAGVSGPAEATRDQLMSTELDDWAITAHRIASLAVRRDRPIWLVIVVTKSDLFPDQVTEALHYYSPGSGSPFGNKLDELRSLAGGARLAVDVIAVSAQSEEAQIAALETRMAQLSGHV from the coding sequence ATGAACTCTTCCAGCAGCCATCTCGGTCGAGCCGCGCTCAGCAGCCCGGCCGGGGCCGCCATCAGTACCGGTGTCGCGGGCGCCCTTGCTGCTTTGTCCCGGCTTCCGAATCAGGCCTCGCACGCATTCCGCAGCCGCTACCCCTTGGTCGCGGTGACCGGCATGACGGGAGTCGGCAAGACCAAACTGGTCGACCGGCTCGTGCGCCGCACGACAGCCGACGAGCACCTTGAGGTCGGTTCGGCGACCATGGAGCGGCGTACGCAGCGCTCAGCTCGCCTGCAGGGTTTCCGTTTTCGGGTCGTGCCCGGCGACAACGCCGCAACCCGACTCGGCGCGCTGGATGAGGTCTTCCACGATGAACCGGTCGACGGGATCCTGCACGTCGTCTCGTTCGGACACGCCACCCCGCGCCGTGCAGCGGGGGTCAGCGGACCCGCTGAGGCGACGCGGGATCAGTTGATGTCCACCGAACTGGACGACTGGGCGATCACTGCCCATCGCATTGCCTCACTGGCCGTACGCCGCGACCGGCCGATCTGGTTGGTCATCGTGGTCACCAAGTCTGATCTGTTTCCCGACCAGGTCACCGAGGCGCTGCACTACTACTCCCCCGGCAGCGGATCGCCGTTCGGCAACAAACTTGATGAACTGCGCTCGCTGGCTGGCGGTGCCCGCCTCGCTGTGGACGTGATCGCCGTCAGCGCACAGTCAGAAGAAGCCCAGATCGCCGCCCTGGAGACTCGGATGGCGCAATTGAGCGGACACGTCTAA